Proteins from one Vicugna pacos chromosome 25, VicPac4, whole genome shotgun sequence genomic window:
- the LOC140689223 gene encoding uncharacterized protein isoform X1 has product MQPREVGGRLKGRPGSTSDRPSGHGLLPRGLCGAVGGAAVGWGLRLRTPEFVTDSPAAWGVLCFPMFAGCTSGGQSAPGRRGFAVRGRGRQRRTAACGKLLRRTGNGRERWAAEGGSGRRAEAAGEGVLQGAADLLLSTPCAVLGAASAAAGSQDSRHWVWRHGGRRSGVSRPGRRPALPPRRPSLLGPPGPFRFRSAPLATSRAAGAPARGSALPAVGGGARADAQVRTPELPGAWGSRALLHRLPWKKEVWGLGCRLLSPPLPPPPCREGLHVNQELLQMSLCVTELLSELLCPFSPSKVAEMLPCLGCCRLEEGIQSPVRGLGALGFY; this is encoded by the exons atgcagccccgggaggtgggagggcgcctgAAGGGGCGGCCCGGGAGCACTTCCGACCGGCCCTCAGGTCATGGCTTGCTCCCGCGAGGCCTGTGCGGTGCTGTCGGCGGGGCCGCGGTGGGATGGGGGCTGCGCCTGCGAACTCCTGAATTTGTTACCGACTCCCCCGCGGCCTGGGGCGTCCTCTGCTTCCCCATGTTCGCAGGGTGTACGTCTGGCGGTCAGTCAGCTCCTGGGAGGCGAGGCTTTGCTgtcagggggcgggggcggcagcGGCGGACGGCGGCTTGCGGCAAGCTGCTTCGGCGGACGGGGAACGGCCGCGAGCGTTGGGCGGCGGAGGGTGGCAGCGGGCGGCGAGCTGAGGCGGCGGGAGAGGGTGTGCTCCAGGGAGCAGCCGACTTGCTCCTATCTACTCCTTGTGCTGttttgggggcggcctctgccgcCGCAGGTTCCCAGGACTCCCGGCATTGGGTATGGAGACACGGCGGGAGGCGCAGCGGGGTGTCCCGTCCCGGTCGCCGCCCCGCCCTGCCGCCCCGCCGGCCGTCCCTGCTTGGCCCGCCAGGCCCCTTTCGGTTCCGCTCGGCCCCACTCGCCACATCCCGGGCAGCAGGAGCCCCAGCCCGAGGGTCCGCGCTTCCGGCGGTaggaggaggggcgcgcgcgGATGCGCAGGTGCGGACGCCAGAACTGCCCGGAGCGTGGGGAAGTAGGGCGCTCCTGCATCGGCTCCCGTGGAAGAAGGAGGTCTGGGGACTGGGctgccgcttgctgtcgcctccgctgccgccgccgccgtgcag agagGGTCTCCATGTAAATCAAGAATTGCTGCAAATGTCTCTGTGTGTCACGGAGCTGCTCTCTGAGCTGTTGTGTCCATTCAGCCCCAGCAAGGTTGCAGAGATGCTGCCATGCCTGGGGTGCTGCCGCCTGGAAGAAGGCATTCAG tctccTGTCAGAGGTCTAGGAGCTCTGGGGTTTTATTGA
- the LOC140689223 gene encoding uncharacterized protein isoform X2: MQPREVGGRLKGRPGSTSDRPSGHGLLPRGLCGAVGGAAVGWGLRLRTPEFVTDSPAAWGVLCFPMFAGCTSGGQSAPGRRGFAVRGRGRQRRTAACGKLLRRTGNGRERWAAEGGSGRRAEAAGEGVLQGAADLLLSTPCAVLGAASAAAGSQDSRHWVWRHGGRRSGVSRPGRRPALPPRRPSLLGPPGPFRFRSAPLATSRAAGAPARGSALPAVGGGARADAQVRTPELPGAWGSRALLHRLPWKKEVWGLGCRLLSPPLPPPPCREGLHVNQELLQMSLCVTELLSELLCPFSPSKVAEMLPCLGCCRLEEGIQKYQLHEVTA, encoded by the exons atgcagccccgggaggtgggagggcgcctgAAGGGGCGGCCCGGGAGCACTTCCGACCGGCCCTCAGGTCATGGCTTGCTCCCGCGAGGCCTGTGCGGTGCTGTCGGCGGGGCCGCGGTGGGATGGGGGCTGCGCCTGCGAACTCCTGAATTTGTTACCGACTCCCCCGCGGCCTGGGGCGTCCTCTGCTTCCCCATGTTCGCAGGGTGTACGTCTGGCGGTCAGTCAGCTCCTGGGAGGCGAGGCTTTGCTgtcagggggcgggggcggcagcGGCGGACGGCGGCTTGCGGCAAGCTGCTTCGGCGGACGGGGAACGGCCGCGAGCGTTGGGCGGCGGAGGGTGGCAGCGGGCGGCGAGCTGAGGCGGCGGGAGAGGGTGTGCTCCAGGGAGCAGCCGACTTGCTCCTATCTACTCCTTGTGCTGttttgggggcggcctctgccgcCGCAGGTTCCCAGGACTCCCGGCATTGGGTATGGAGACACGGCGGGAGGCGCAGCGGGGTGTCCCGTCCCGGTCGCCGCCCCGCCCTGCCGCCCCGCCGGCCGTCCCTGCTTGGCCCGCCAGGCCCCTTTCGGTTCCGCTCGGCCCCACTCGCCACATCCCGGGCAGCAGGAGCCCCAGCCCGAGGGTCCGCGCTTCCGGCGGTaggaggaggggcgcgcgcgGATGCGCAGGTGCGGACGCCAGAACTGCCCGGAGCGTGGGGAAGTAGGGCGCTCCTGCATCGGCTCCCGTGGAAGAAGGAGGTCTGGGGACTGGGctgccgcttgctgtcgcctccgctgccgccgccgccgtgcag agagGGTCTCCATGTAAATCAAGAATTGCTGCAAATGTCTCTGTGTGTCACGGAGCTGCTCTCTGAGCTGTTGTGTCCATTCAGCCCCAGCAAGGTTGCAGAGATGCTGCCATGCCTGGGGTGCTGCCGCCTGGAAGAAGGCATTCAG